Proteins from a genomic interval of Motilibacter aurantiacus:
- a CDS encoding TraR/DksA family transcriptional regulator, with amino-acid sequence MERRAVRAQQVGALVLAVLVVLALAPQSTSGAADARPTGDVSRASDAPVLDAAHVERAPAARLSAAREHLEGTAPAVPLAAGVLLLLLLPASCPPGRRALSRSAGPQRGRAPPVAPRLPREPDGHHRTRRTCGAFSFSSLWSTPMSISSATPRVDARRTPAADPLTPAQLAELRVELERCRAERREQLAAQGAEPAAGDLVLAAHLDSVRSVLREIEAALARMAAGTYGVCVSCSARIPAPRLELRPYPPGCVDCARRDAAGR; translated from the coding sequence ATGGAGCGGCGGGCCGTGCGGGCGCAGCAGGTGGGGGCGCTCGTCCTCGCCGTGCTCGTCGTGCTGGCCCTCGCCCCGCAGTCCACCTCCGGCGCCGCCGACGCCCGCCCTACCGGGGACGTGTCGCGCGCGTCGGACGCGCCCGTCCTCGACGCCGCGCACGTCGAGCGCGCCCCGGCGGCCCGGCTCTCCGCTGCCCGCGAGCACCTCGAGGGCACCGCCCCGGCCGTGCCGCTCGCGGCCGGTGTCCTGCTCCTGCTGCTCCTGCCCGCGTCCTGCCCGCCGGGACGACGAGCCCTCTCCCGGTCGGCCGGCCCGCAGCGTGGGCGCGCTCCTCCGGTGGCACCCCGGCTCCCCCGCGAGCCAGACGGACACCACCGGACGCGCCGCACCTGCGGCGCGTTTTCCTTTTCCAGCCTTTGGAGCACGCCCATGTCGATCTCTTCGGCCACCCCTCGCGTGGACGCACGACGTACCCCGGCCGCCGACCCGCTGACCCCGGCGCAGCTGGCCGAGCTCCGCGTCGAGCTCGAGCGGTGCCGTGCCGAGCGCCGCGAGCAGCTCGCCGCCCAGGGCGCGGAGCCCGCCGCGGGCGACCTCGTCCTCGCCGCACACCTGGACTCCGTACGCAGCGTCCTGCGCGAGATCGAGGCCGCCCTCGCGCGCATGGCCGCCGGCACGTACGGCGTCTGCGTCTCCTGCTCGGCGCGCATCCCGGCGCCGCGGCTGGAGCTGCGTCCGTACCCGCCCGGCTGCGTGGACTGCGCGCGACGCGACGCCGCGGGGCGGTGA
- the dcd gene encoding dCTP deaminase, with protein MILSDGTIRRLLAEGRLVIDPIDPAQVQPASVDVRLGAEFLVFRNHTAEVIDPYEKRDDLMEKVRVPEGQPFVLHPGEFVLGTTLEAIGLPDDLVARVEGKSSLGRLGLLIHATAGFVDPGWTRGQITLELSNVATLPIKLWPGMRIGQLSFHCLDAPAERPYGHPDLGSKYVGQRGPVASQYQQNRHGAGQPEG; from the coding sequence GTGATCCTGTCCGACGGGACCATCCGCCGCCTGCTCGCCGAGGGGCGGCTGGTCATCGACCCCATCGACCCGGCCCAGGTCCAGCCGGCCAGCGTCGACGTACGCCTCGGCGCCGAGTTCCTCGTCTTCCGCAACCACACCGCCGAGGTCATCGACCCGTACGAGAAGCGCGACGACCTCATGGAGAAGGTGCGGGTGCCCGAGGGCCAGCCGTTCGTGCTGCACCCGGGGGAGTTCGTGCTGGGCACGACGCTGGAGGCGATCGGCCTGCCCGACGACCTCGTCGCCCGGGTCGAGGGCAAGAGCAGCCTGGGGCGGCTCGGGCTGCTGATCCACGCCACCGCGGGCTTCGTCGACCCCGGCTGGACGCGCGGCCAGATCACCCTCGAGCTGTCCAACGTCGCGACGTTGCCGATCAAGCTCTGGCCGGGGATGCGGATCGGCCAGCTGTCGTTCCACTGCCTGGACGCGCCGGCCGAGCGGCCGTACGGACACCCCGACCTCGGCTCGAAGTACGTCGGACAGCGCGGGCCGGTGGCCTCGCAGTACCAGCAGAACAGGCACGGCGCCGGGCAGCCGGAGGGCTGA